Proteins from a genomic interval of Haemophilus parainfluenzae T3T1:
- a CDS encoding rhodanese-like domain-containing protein, with the protein MKKNKVVLLLGGLALLTACEQNKVTEISTEELLKNIDNPTYLIVDTRHDSLYNGFKDQNATKGGHIKGAIQFTTAWLDYIADDKFESFAKDKGISKDKTIVFYDSNLDDLQRISTEFAAKGYKVKVFKDFINYANADYPLESFTNYQLSVSPQWLNAVIHGEKPETYTNDKLMVFEVSWGDLEKAKSYTQHIVGAYHFNTDWIENDPVWNLSTPKVIEQNLIKNGITKDKTIVLYSENQLAALRVLWALKWAGVEDVRFLNGGLTGWVDANLPTETQVNIPTPVASFGTTIPQHPEINLSMPDDVIKAQKENGLKLISNRSWDEYTGKISGYDYIPGKGEPYGAIWGFAGTDSSNLADYYDPDHTLRNPLEIVELWKQQGINKDDYLAFYCGTGWRASVPWFMTNMMGWKNTYVYDGGWNAWQMDSKYPVQKGAPNNMSKPDAHNDFGKIQKKGNSCKS; encoded by the coding sequence ATGAAAAAAAACAAAGTTGTTTTATTACTTGGAGGACTAGCCTTATTAACGGCTTGTGAACAAAATAAAGTCACCGAAATTAGCACGGAAGAACTTCTCAAAAATATCGATAATCCCACTTATTTGATTGTAGATACTCGTCACGACAGTCTGTACAACGGATTTAAAGATCAAAACGCCACCAAAGGTGGACATATTAAAGGTGCGATTCAATTTACGACAGCATGGTTAGATTATATTGCTGATGATAAATTCGAAAGCTTTGCTAAAGACAAAGGAATTAGTAAAGATAAAACGATTGTTTTCTATGACAGCAATTTGGATGATTTACAACGTATCAGCACTGAATTTGCTGCTAAAGGTTATAAGGTAAAAGTCTTTAAAGACTTTATTAATTATGCCAATGCCGACTACCCGCTTGAGTCATTTACAAACTATCAATTAAGCGTATCACCTCAATGGCTGAATGCAGTCATTCATGGAGAAAAACCAGAAACTTATACGAATGATAAACTCATGGTATTTGAAGTATCTTGGGGCGATTTGGAAAAAGCGAAATCCTACACTCAACATATTGTTGGGGCGTACCATTTTAATACGGATTGGATTGAAAACGATCCTGTTTGGAATTTATCTACACCAAAAGTTATTGAACAAAACTTAATTAAAAACGGCATTACTAAAGACAAAACGATTGTACTGTACTCAGAAAATCAACTTGCTGCTTTACGAGTATTATGGGCGTTAAAATGGGCAGGTGTAGAAGATGTCCGTTTCCTAAACGGTGGTTTAACCGGTTGGGTCGATGCGAATTTACCTACCGAAACTCAAGTAAATATCCCCACTCCTGTCGCAAGTTTCGGCACAACCATTCCTCAACATCCTGAAATCAACCTTTCAATGCCTGATGATGTTATTAAAGCGCAAAAGGAAAATGGCTTGAAGCTAATCAGTAATCGTTCATGGGATGAATACACCGGAAAAATAAGTGGTTATGATTACATTCCCGGAAAAGGTGAACCCTATGGTGCAATATGGGGATTTGCGGGTACAGATTCATCGAATCTAGCCGATTACTACGACCCCGATCATACATTGCGTAATCCGTTAGAAATCGTCGAACTTTGGAAACAACAAGGTATTAATAAAGATGATTACCTTGCATTCTATTGCGGTACGGGCTGGCGTGCTAGTGTACCTTGGTTTATGACTAATATGATGGGATGGAAAAATACTTATGTCTATGATGGTGGTTGGAATGCTTGGCAAATGGATTCAAAATATCCAGTACAGAAAGGCGCCCCTAATAATATGAGTAAACCTGATGCACATAATGATTTTGGCAAGATTCAGAAAAAAGGTAACTCTTGTAAAAGTTAA
- a CDS encoding glycoside hydrolase family 32 protein, whose translation MIIFNNGKYKSILAAEKGELAEIAETVQKDNDFRPHYHIAPPTGLMNDPNGLIFDDEKYHLFYQWFPFDAIHGMKHWKHLITKDFQHYQSADDLIPCELFESHGCYSGGALKVGDKLAMFYTGNTRRPSDNQRVPYQNLAIFDLNGKLLSKRPLIENAPEGYTEHVRDPKPYFTEDGKIRFICGAQRENFTGTAIIFEMDNLEDTPRLLGELSLPAFDNKNVFMWECPDLLKIGDKDVFIWSPQGKDREAHQFQNNYHATYAVGKLTDLTFEAEYIGELDQGFDFYASQTFAGLDNQTHAVLFGWIGLPDLTYPTDKFKWHSALTLPRELRLEGTKIYQRPIAKICENLTALSAFHLNGKTDIANLDRAYLKFEVNNQAFDLTFFQNEKGQSLRLSYENGLICLDRSQSEQTELMEKFDTKRFCEIENLQTVEIFFDCSIIEIFLNHGEKAMTSRFFIENRENTIASNRPLNLMIGYLPAIQYI comes from the coding sequence ATGATTATTTTCAATAATGGCAAATACAAAAGCATCCTAGCCGCAGAAAAAGGCGAGCTCGCAGAAATTGCTGAAACCGTGCAAAAAGACAACGATTTTCGACCGCACTATCATATTGCTCCACCAACTGGCTTAATGAATGATCCTAATGGTCTGATTTTTGATGATGAAAAGTATCATCTGTTCTACCAATGGTTTCCATTCGACGCCATTCACGGGATGAAACATTGGAAGCATTTAATCACGAAAGATTTCCAACATTATCAATCAGCAGATGATCTGATTCCTTGCGAGCTTTTTGAGTCTCACGGCTGTTATTCTGGTGGCGCTTTAAAAGTTGGTGACAAATTGGCTATGTTCTATACCGGCAATACCCGTCGCCCAAGTGATAATCAACGCGTGCCTTATCAAAATTTAGCGATTTTTGATCTTAATGGAAAATTGCTTAGCAAACGTCCATTAATTGAAAATGCACCTGAAGGTTATACAGAGCATGTTCGTGATCCTAAACCGTATTTTACTGAAGACGGAAAAATCCGTTTTATCTGTGGTGCACAGCGAGAAAACTTCACAGGAACAGCTATTATTTTTGAAATGGACAATCTTGAAGATACGCCTCGTTTATTAGGCGAGCTTTCCTTACCTGCTTTTGACAACAAAAACGTGTTTATGTGGGAATGCCCTGACCTATTGAAGATCGGTGATAAAGATGTCTTTATTTGGTCGCCACAAGGTAAAGATCGAGAAGCTCATCAATTCCAAAATAATTATCATGCGACTTACGCTGTGGGTAAATTAACAGATTTAACCTTTGAAGCAGAATATATCGGCGAATTAGATCAGGGCTTTGATTTCTACGCATCACAAACATTTGCTGGCTTAGATAACCAAACTCATGCCGTGCTTTTCGGTTGGATTGGTTTGCCAGATTTAACTTACCCAACAGATAAATTTAAATGGCATTCAGCTTTAACTTTGCCAAGAGAATTGCGTTTAGAAGGGACGAAAATTTATCAACGTCCGATTGCTAAAATATGCGAAAATCTGACCGCACTTTCAGCGTTTCATCTCAATGGAAAAACGGATATTGCTAATTTAGATCGTGCGTATCTTAAATTTGAGGTAAATAACCAAGCCTTTGACTTAACCTTCTTCCAAAATGAAAAAGGACAATCACTGCGTCTATCTTACGAAAATGGTTTGATTTGCTTAGATCGCAGTCAAAGCGAACAAACGGAATTAATGGAGAAATTCGATACGAAACGTTTCTGCGAAATTGAAAATCTGCAGACGGTTGAAATCTTCTTTGATTGCTCAATTATTGAAATTTTCTTGAATCACGGTGAAAAAGCCATGACATCAAGATTTTTCATTGAGAACAGAGAGAATACAATAGCCAGCAATCGTCCGTTAAATTTAATGATCGGTTATTTACCGGCTATTCAATATATTTAA
- a CDS encoding YeeE/YedE family protein, translating into MLSGIIIGMLFGILLQRSQFCFVSGFRNIFTQKNFRFPTALCIAISIQSIGFFTLQHYELIELPNGEFSLSATVLGGLLFGLGMASAGCCGSGTWFRSGEGIVGAWLALFSFALTVASAQSGILKHWLAPLLQQNMVTDNFYQKLQISPWWLVISLCLITVLLLIYQIRHPRYQFQDPNKRFKYLSPFTGAALIGMLGVLAWYLSAQTGRNYGYGIAVPTANVIQYIVTGQQRYLNWGSLFVIGIIIGSFVSAKVCADFKLTLPPPDMLFRRLLGGVVMGIGASLAGGCTVTNSLVATAYFSAQGWIATAMILIGVWLSTFIFKTTQCRI; encoded by the coding sequence ATGTTAAGTGGTATCATCATCGGAATGCTCTTTGGCATTCTATTGCAACGTTCTCAATTCTGCTTTGTTTCTGGCTTTCGGAATATTTTTACGCAAAAAAACTTCCGCTTTCCAACCGCACTTTGTATTGCAATATCTATTCAATCCATAGGATTTTTCACACTACAACATTATGAGCTTATTGAGTTGCCCAATGGGGAATTTTCTCTATCTGCGACTGTATTGGGTGGACTTCTCTTTGGTCTCGGTATGGCATCTGCCGGTTGTTGTGGTAGTGGGACATGGTTTCGTAGTGGTGAAGGCATTGTAGGTGCTTGGTTGGCATTGTTTAGTTTTGCACTAACGGTGGCTTCTGCACAAAGTGGCATACTAAAACATTGGCTTGCGCCGTTGCTTCAACAAAATATGGTGACCGATAACTTCTACCAAAAACTGCAAATAAGCCCATGGTGGCTAGTCATCTCTTTATGCCTTATTACGGTACTACTGCTTATATATCAAATACGACATCCTCGCTATCAATTTCAAGATCCTAATAAACGTTTCAAATACTTATCTCCATTCACTGGTGCAGCATTGATAGGCATGCTTGGGGTGCTAGCATGGTATTTAAGTGCACAAACCGGACGTAATTATGGCTATGGTATTGCTGTACCTACCGCCAATGTCATTCAATATATTGTGACGGGTCAACAGCGCTATCTAAACTGGGGAAGCTTATTTGTTATAGGTATTATCATAGGTTCCTTTGTCAGTGCTAAAGTTTGTGCTGATTTCAAATTAACTCTTCCACCACCAGATATGCTATTCCGCCGTTTACTAGGTGGAGTGGTAATGGGTATCGGTGCTAGTTTAGCTGGAGGTTGCACAGTGACAAATTCATTAGTTGCTACTGCTTATTTTTCTGCCCAAGGATGGATCGCTACAGCGATGATACTTATTGGGGTTTGGCTCAGCACCTTTATTTTCAAAACAACACAATGTCGAATTTAA
- a CDS encoding aminoimidazole riboside kinase — MSQKIWVTGDAVVDLIPDGENHYLRCAGGAPANVAVGVARLGSPSAFIGRVGNDPLGQFMQDTLNAENVNTQHMILDPQHRTSTVIVGLDNGERSFTFMVNPSADQFLQASDLPPFQQGEWLHCCSIALINNPSREATFEAIRRIKAAGGFFSFDPNLRESLWSSLEEMKTVVMEAVALADVLKFSEEELTLLTNTDSLEKAFEKVTALYPEKLIIVTLGKDGALYHLEGKKDVISGKALQPVDTTGAGDAFVGGLLAGLSQHPNWKENDVLVQIIRQANACGALATTAKGAMSALPNKAQLAAFLAN; from the coding sequence ATGAGCCAAAAAATCTGGGTAACCGGTGATGCGGTTGTCGATCTTATTCCTGACGGTGAAAATCATTATTTACGCTGTGCCGGTGGTGCGCCAGCAAATGTGGCTGTTGGTGTCGCACGTTTAGGCAGCCCAAGTGCCTTTATTGGTCGTGTAGGTAATGATCCGCTTGGCCAATTTATGCAAGATACCTTAAATGCGGAAAATGTGAATACACAACATATGATTTTAGATCCGCAGCATCGCACCTCTACCGTTATCGTCGGCTTAGATAATGGCGAACGCAGCTTTACCTTTATGGTAAACCCAAGTGCGGACCAGTTCTTACAAGCGAGCGATTTACCGCCATTCCAACAAGGTGAATGGCTGCATTGCTGCTCTATCGCGCTAATTAATAATCCATCACGCGAAGCGACGTTCGAAGCTATTCGTCGTATTAAAGCTGCTGGTGGTTTCTTCTCTTTCGACCCTAATTTACGTGAGTCTCTTTGGTCAAGCTTAGAAGAAATGAAAACCGTGGTAATGGAAGCCGTTGCCTTAGCTGACGTATTGAAATTCTCTGAAGAAGAATTAACGCTTTTAACCAATACTGACAGCCTTGAAAAAGCCTTTGAAAAAGTGACCGCACTTTATCCTGAAAAATTGATTATCGTGACCTTGGGTAAAGATGGTGCACTCTATCACTTAGAAGGTAAGAAAGATGTGATTTCTGGAAAAGCCTTACAACCTGTTGATACAACAGGTGCTGGCGATGCTTTCGTTGGTGGCCTGCTTGCAGGACTTTCACAGCATCCAAACTGGAAAGAAAATGATGTGCTTGTGCAAATCATCCGTCAGGCTAATGCCTGCGGAGCCCTGGCTACGACAGCAAAAGGGGCGATGTCTGCGCTACCCAATAAAGCACAATTAGCAGCCTTCCTAGCCAACTAA
- the sfsA gene encoding DNA/RNA nuclease SfsA: MQLPTLQAAKLIRRYKRFLTDIELPNGEMITIHCANTGAMTGCGEKGDTVWYSHSDSQTRKYPHSWELTQLANGQLVCINTHRSNQLVFEALQNKQIKELAMYDEIYPEVKYGEENSRIDFLLKGEGLPDCYVEVKSITFVKGTLGMFPDAVTTRGQKHVRELLAMKKQGHRAVVLFAGLHDGFDRFKIAEFVDPEYDRLLKDAKSQGVEAYAYAGKFEISDGIPTALSLTESVPYID, encoded by the coding sequence ATGCAACTCCCTACCCTACAAGCCGCGAAATTAATTCGTCGCTATAAACGTTTTTTGACTGATATTGAATTACCAAATGGCGAAATGATCACCATTCATTGTGCAAACACCGGTGCAATGACTGGCTGTGGTGAAAAAGGTGATACCGTTTGGTACTCTCATTCTGATAGCCAAACTCGCAAATATCCGCATAGTTGGGAATTAACACAATTAGCAAATGGCCAACTTGTTTGTATTAACACGCACAGATCCAACCAGCTAGTCTTTGAAGCCTTGCAAAACAAACAAATCAAAGAACTGGCTATGTACGATGAAATTTATCCTGAAGTGAAATATGGTGAAGAAAATAGCCGTATCGACTTCTTGCTTAAAGGTGAAGGCTTGCCAGATTGTTATGTTGAAGTGAAATCAATCACCTTTGTAAAAGGTACATTAGGCATGTTTCCCGACGCCGTTACCACTCGAGGACAAAAACATGTTCGTGAGCTTTTAGCCATGAAAAAACAAGGACATCGCGCCGTTGTTCTCTTTGCCGGACTACATGATGGCTTTGATCGTTTTAAAATCGCTGAGTTTGTAGATCCTGAATATGATCGTCTTTTAAAGGACGCCAAATCACAAGGCGTTGAAGCTTATGCTTATGCGGGAAAATTTGAAATTTCAGATGGCATTCCGACCGCACTTTCTCTCACAGAAAGTGTACCTTACATCGATTAA
- the tyrS gene encoding tyrosine--tRNA ligase produces MTDINTVLAELKRGTDEILSEADLIEKLKENRPLKIKLGADPTAPDIHLGHTVVLNKLRQFQQLGHEVYFLIGDFTGMVGDPSGKNTTRPPLSREDVLRNAETYKEQIYKILDPQKTKIVFNSEWLGKLGTEGMIRLASNYTVARMLERDDFKKRFGNNQPIAIHEFIYPLLQGYDSVALEADVELGGTDQKFNLLVGRELQKSAGQKPQVAITLPLLVGLDGEKKMSKSLGNYIGVTDAPSDMFGKIMSISDELMWDWYNLLSFRPLTEIAELKAEVANGKNPRDVKILLAKEIIARFHDEAAAEAAEQEFINRFQKGAMPDEMPEFTFEGEIGLATLLKEAGLVPSTSEAIRSAKQGGVKINGEKVEDMKANAPKGTNVYQVGKRKFARVTIA; encoded by the coding sequence ATGACTGATATTAATACCGTTCTCGCAGAACTAAAACGCGGTACTGATGAGATTCTTTCTGAAGCAGATTTAATCGAGAAACTGAAAGAAAATCGCCCACTTAAAATTAAACTTGGTGCAGACCCTACTGCTCCAGATATTCACTTAGGGCATACCGTGGTATTAAACAAACTCCGTCAATTCCAACAATTAGGCCACGAAGTCTATTTCTTAATCGGTGATTTCACTGGTATGGTCGGTGACCCATCTGGTAAAAACACCACTCGCCCACCGCTTAGCCGTGAAGACGTGCTTCGCAATGCGGAAACCTATAAAGAACAGATTTACAAAATTCTAGACCCTCAAAAAACAAAAATCGTATTCAACTCTGAATGGCTGGGTAAATTAGGTACTGAAGGGATGATCCGTTTAGCAAGCAACTACACCGTAGCGCGTATGCTAGAACGTGATGACTTCAAAAAACGTTTTGGTAACAACCAACCTATCGCAATTCACGAATTTATTTATCCTTTATTACAAGGTTATGACTCTGTTGCTTTGGAAGCAGATGTGGAGCTTGGTGGTACAGACCAAAAATTTAACTTACTTGTTGGTCGTGAGTTACAAAAATCAGCCGGTCAGAAACCACAGGTAGCGATTACGCTTCCATTACTTGTTGGTTTAGACGGTGAGAAGAAAATGTCTAAATCATTAGGTAATTACATCGGCGTGACAGATGCACCAAGCGATATGTTCGGTAAAATCATGTCGATCTCGGATGAATTAATGTGGGATTGGTACAACTTACTTTCTTTCCGCCCACTCACTGAAATTGCGGAATTAAAAGCTGAAGTGGCAAATGGTAAAAACCCACGTGACGTGAAGATTTTATTAGCCAAAGAAATCATCGCTCGTTTCCATGATGAAGCAGCTGCAGAGGCGGCTGAGCAAGAATTTATTAACCGTTTCCAAAAAGGTGCAATGCCGGATGAAATGCCTGAATTCACCTTTGAAGGCGAAATTGGTTTAGCAACCTTGTTAAAAGAAGCAGGACTGGTTCCTTCTACTTCTGAAGCGATTCGCTCAGCGAAACAAGGTGGTGTGAAAATCAATGGTGAAAAAGTCGAAGACATGAAAGCCAACGCACCGAAAGGCACGAATGTTTACCAAGTCGGTAAACGTAAATTCGCACGCGTAACCATCGCATAA
- a CDS encoding SIMPL domain-containing protein produces MNSKKSYLAIFGIILAVGLMASAFILGNQFKNLRQTGSISVKGLAESHYTSTQGTWVIRINGWGATYNDAMAANQKNLNEAVRFLKAQGFTDENREITELDVSTHTDYYENEKGETKSRENGFDASRSIRISTKELTKLQKALTNIHQLVANNQDISFGDPNYYLENLEQIKRELISKATQDAHVRAEEFAKTSNVKVGVLKSASQGPFYIQAPNPDADDSSDYTGSYDTSTIEKKARLVVTIEYAIE; encoded by the coding sequence ATGAACAGTAAAAAATCTTATCTCGCTATTTTTGGCATCATTCTTGCCGTCGGATTGATGGCTTCAGCATTTATCCTAGGTAATCAATTTAAAAATTTACGTCAAACTGGTTCTATTTCAGTTAAGGGATTAGCAGAAAGCCACTATACGTCAACACAAGGCACATGGGTTATCCGCATAAATGGTTGGGGAGCAACTTATAATGATGCCATGGCAGCGAATCAGAAAAACTTAAATGAAGCCGTTCGTTTCCTTAAAGCACAAGGTTTCACTGATGAAAATCGAGAAATCACAGAATTAGATGTATCTACTCATACTGACTATTATGAGAATGAAAAAGGGGAAACCAAAAGTAGAGAGAATGGCTTTGATGCATCAAGATCAATCCGAATTTCAACTAAAGAATTGACTAAGTTACAAAAAGCCCTCACCAATATTCACCAATTAGTAGCTAACAACCAAGATATTAGTTTTGGTGATCCAAATTACTACTTAGAAAATCTTGAACAAATTAAACGTGAGTTAATTTCAAAAGCCACCCAAGATGCGCATGTTCGCGCTGAAGAGTTCGCGAAAACCAGTAACGTAAAAGTTGGCGTATTAAAATCAGCTTCACAAGGGCCATTCTACATTCAAGCGCCAAATCCCGATGCAGATGACTCTAGCGATTACACTGGTAGCTACGACACAAGCACTATTGAGAAAAAAGCGCGCTTGGTCGTCACTATTGAATATGCCATTGAATAA
- a CDS encoding dual specificity protein phosphatase family protein translates to MQQTHFNLYKMSKNVLFALTAFSLVACTTTPSEPPKNTEHWATLISEQENLYQIDDKFYRSEQLEAQSEALLNKLNIHTIVNLRFFDRNDDKQAFGHTKINLINTPLLTWSISPDEVADILWQIKQHQKNGAVLVHCYHGADRTGLIVASYRVIYQNWDLNEAKREMQQGPYGYHSVWKNIDNFFTQENMAKIKAELDKRSNTTK, encoded by the coding sequence ATGCAACAAACTCATTTCAATTTATACAAGATGAGCAAAAATGTCCTTTTTGCTTTAACGGCTTTTTCATTGGTCGCCTGTACGACGACGCCTAGTGAACCGCCAAAAAATACAGAACATTGGGCAACGCTAATCAGCGAACAGGAAAATTTATATCAGATTGATGATAAATTTTACCGTAGTGAGCAATTAGAAGCACAATCTGAAGCGTTATTAAATAAATTGAATATTCACACGATTGTGAATTTACGCTTTTTTGACCGTAATGATGATAAACAAGCATTTGGTCATACTAAGATCAATTTGATTAATACCCCATTACTTACTTGGTCAATCAGCCCTGATGAAGTAGCTGATATTCTGTGGCAAATCAAACAACATCAAAAAAACGGTGCGGTTTTAGTGCATTGTTATCATGGTGCTGACAGAACAGGCTTAATTGTTGCAAGCTACCGTGTGATTTATCAAAATTGGGATCTCAATGAAGCCAAACGTGAAATGCAACAAGGTCCTTACGGCTATCATTCTGTTTGGAAAAATATTGATAATTTCTTCACGCAAGAAAATATGGCTAAAATCAAAGCTGAATTAGATAAACGTTCTAACACAACAAAATAG